The Chryseobacterium aureum genome contains a region encoding:
- a CDS encoding c-type cytochrome gives MKQRTPVVVNILIIIGLLIVFYYLFVQSYAFLASPYFWGTVVIAGILAYIHSAIGDLIENNKFKKLSPEEKAAYLAEKKVPFFKRMYAAAFKKQSETEEKDILIDHGFDGIMELDNQLPKWWVGLFYFGTAFCIVYIAAYSFTDFAHPLSEYDKEYKEQMASIEKYMKDQPPVTIESAKYSADNIAAGEEVFKTNCVSCHSDGGRGGIGPNLTDNYWHNQPEKTLFKNVFHVVENGVTGTAMQAWGKNGVLTGADIQNVAAYVYHINQEQPPITPAQGGATPYGTEAHWEKE, from the coding sequence ATGAAACAAAGAACACCTGTTGTCGTAAACATCTTAATAATAATCGGACTTCTGATCGTTTTTTATTATTTATTTGTACAGAGCTACGCGTTCCTAGCTTCGCCTTACTTCTGGGGAACAGTGGTGATCGCAGGGATCCTTGCCTATATTCATAGTGCTATTGGAGACCTTATTGAGAACAACAAATTCAAAAAACTATCTCCGGAAGAGAAAGCTGCTTACTTAGCAGAAAAGAAAGTTCCTTTCTTCAAAAGAATGTATGCCGCAGCTTTTAAAAAGCAGTCTGAAACCGAAGAAAAGGATATCCTTATTGACCATGGTTTCGATGGGATCATGGAGCTGGATAACCAGTTACCGAAATGGTGGGTAGGTTTATTCTATTTTGGGACCGCTTTTTGTATTGTATATATTGCAGCATACTCTTTCACAGACTTTGCTCACCCGTTAAGCGAATATGACAAGGAATATAAGGAGCAAATGGCAAGCATTGAAAAGTACATGAAAGACCAGCCTCCTGTAACGATTGAATCTGCAAAGTATTCTGCTGATAACATTGCTGCAGGTGAAGAGGTATTCAAAACCAACTGTGTTTCTTGTCACTCTGATGGTGGTAGAGGAGGTATCGGTCCTAACCTTACTGATAACTACTGGCACAATCAGCCTGAGAAGACATTATTCAAAAATGTGTTCCACGTAGTTGAGAATGGGGTAACAGGAACAGCAATGCAGGCTTGGGGTAAAAACGGAGTGCTTACAGGTGCTGACATCCAGAATGTAGCTGCTTACGTATACCACATTAATCAGGAACAGCCACCAATTACCCCTGCACAGGGAGGTGCTACACCATATGGTACCGAAGCGCATTGGGAAAAAGAATAA
- the ccoG gene encoding cytochrome c oxidase accessory protein CcoG, which translates to MSDIEEIEVRGGQGQVLDPETYRDSIGTMEQSGKRKWVFPRKPKGKYTNYRNIVSYLLLVIYFTLPFIKINGNPLLLFNVIDREFFIFGQPFYPQDFFILTLGAIASLIFIIVFTIAFGRIFCGWICPQTIFMESIFRKIEYLIEGDRNKQMKLDRQEWNSEKIWKRSLKWTVYIIISLIITHFMFMYIVGYEEVFKIVGEGPFAHPTNFIVMILLTAAFYFVFAWFREQVCTLVCPYGRLQGVLIDKDTINVFYDFKRGENRAKWRKGEDRKAAGKGDCIDCHQCVVVCPTGIDIRDGQQLECINCTACIDACDEVMEKVGLPKGLIRYASENEIEKETQFKFTGRMKGFAVFLLLLVGFLGYLLYSRGEMEAKFIKPAGSTFFVRDGKITNTYNYTFLNKTNDKKIVTIKVIDPAHGEITYSASSKIQVDRDKISKGTINISFPENEMKLSKQNITIGVYDMKGKLIDSYQTYFEGPFKLQF; encoded by the coding sequence ATGTCAGACATAGAAGAAATAGAAGTACGCGGCGGACAGGGACAGGTTCTGGACCCTGAAACTTACAGAGATTCTATAGGGACAATGGAGCAATCCGGAAAAAGAAAATGGGTGTTTCCCAGAAAACCTAAAGGAAAGTATACCAACTATAGAAACATTGTAAGCTATCTTTTATTGGTTATTTATTTCACATTACCATTTATAAAAATCAATGGTAATCCATTATTACTGTTCAATGTTATAGACAGGGAGTTTTTCATCTTCGGACAGCCTTTCTATCCACAGGACTTTTTTATCCTCACTTTAGGTGCCATCGCATCTTTGATCTTCATTATCGTTTTTACGATTGCATTCGGAAGAATTTTCTGCGGGTGGATTTGCCCTCAGACAATTTTTATGGAATCGATCTTCCGTAAAATAGAATATCTGATTGAAGGTGACCGAAACAAGCAGATGAAGCTGGACAGACAGGAGTGGAACAGTGAAAAGATCTGGAAGAGAAGTTTGAAGTGGACCGTTTACATCATCATATCACTGATCATTACTCACTTTATGTTCATGTACATTGTGGGATATGAAGAGGTATTTAAGATTGTTGGCGAAGGACCGTTTGCCCATCCCACCAATTTTATTGTGATGATTCTTCTTACGGCTGCATTTTACTTTGTATTTGCCTGGTTCAGAGAACAGGTCTGTACATTGGTATGCCCGTATGGAAGACTTCAGGGGGTACTCATCGATAAAGATACAATCAATGTTTTCTATGATTTTAAGAGAGGAGAAAACAGAGCAAAATGGAGAAAAGGAGAAGACCGCAAAGCTGCCGGAAAAGGAGACTGTATCGATTGCCATCAGTGTGTAGTGGTATGTCCTACCGGGATTGACATCAGAGACGGACAGCAGTTGGAATGTATCAACTGTACAGCATGTATTGATGCCTGTGATGAAGTGATGGAAAAAGTTGGTCTTCCGAAAGGGTTGATCAGATATGCTTCTGAAAACGAAATTGAGAAAGAAACTCAGTTTAAGTTTACAGGAAGAATGAAAGGCTTTGCCGTATTCTTACTTCTTCTTGTAGGATTTTTAGGATATCTGTTGTACAGCCGTGGTGAAATGGAAGCTAAATTCATTAAGCCGGCAGGAAGTACATTTTTTGTAAGAGACGGTAAAATTACCAATACCTATAATTATACTTTCCTTAATAAAACAAATGATAAAAAAATAGTTACCATTAAAGTGATAGATCCGGCACATGGTGAAATTACGTACAGCGCATCAAGTAAAATTCAGGTAGACAGGGATAAAATCTCCAAGGGAACAATCAATATCAGCTTCCCGGAAAATGAAATGAAACTCTCCAAACAGAATATTACGATTGGTGTTTACGATATGAAAGGAAAACTGATTGATTCCTATCAGACTTATTTTGAAGGACCATTCAAACTGCAATTTTAA
- a CDS encoding FixH family protein, producing MKNFSWGHGVVIALLAFIIFILSMMFLFPNGQKNSEMVTDNYYEEELKYQDVIDAKKKADELQQKPVYSQDTQGIKITFPKEYNNFNTTVKFVLNRTDDQNLDIKKSVQLDAAQSFTIPAQVLKMGNYTLRLSWTKDKTDYRMDYDVIWK from the coding sequence ATGAAGAACTTTAGTTGGGGACATGGTGTTGTCATTGCATTATTAGCATTTATTATCTTTATATTATCCATGATGTTTCTTTTTCCGAACGGCCAGAAGAACTCTGAAATGGTGACAGATAATTATTATGAAGAGGAGTTGAAGTATCAGGATGTCATTGATGCGAAGAAAAAAGCAGATGAACTGCAGCAAAAACCTGTATACAGCCAAGATACCCAAGGAATAAAAATTACTTTTCCAAAAGAATATAACAACTTCAATACTACGGTAAAATTTGTTTTAAACAGAACCGACGACCAGAATTTAGACATCAAAAAATCTGTTCAGCTTGATGCCGCCCAGTCTTTCACCATCCCTGCACAGGTACTGAAAATGGGTAATTATACACTAAGACTAAGCTGGACTAAAGACAAAACAGACTACCGAATGGATTATGACGTGATATGGAAATAG
- a CDS encoding sulfite exporter TauE/SafE family protein produces MEIGLIVSAIALGFASGFHCIGMCGPIALSMGLTKKQAANFYLQNLTYQFGRIFTYSLLGALLGIIGQGFEMAGFQKYLTITAGVLLIIMAVFSFGGKDFASKIPFLSKFLYTVKMNLGRLLQKADYRSRFTTGLLNGFLPCGMVYMALTASLAGGGIWQGALYMALFGLGTLPFMFAIVLAGNLMNQAFRIKVLKVVPVIMIILGGLFILRGLELGIPYVSPKAEAMKISNDPLKDSHNNNCH; encoded by the coding sequence ATGGAAATAGGACTTATTGTATCGGCTATTGCATTAGGCTTTGCTTCCGGTTTTCACTGTATCGGAATGTGTGGTCCTATTGCCCTGTCGATGGGATTAACTAAAAAACAAGCCGCCAATTTCTATCTTCAGAACCTTACCTATCAGTTTGGGAGAATTTTCACCTATTCATTATTGGGTGCGCTTCTGGGTATTATCGGACAGGGATTTGAAATGGCAGGCTTTCAGAAATACCTGACGATCACTGCGGGAGTTCTTTTGATTATTATGGCTGTATTTTCATTCGGAGGAAAAGATTTTGCCTCAAAAATCCCTTTTCTCTCGAAATTTCTATACACCGTAAAAATGAACCTGGGAAGACTTCTTCAGAAGGCGGATTACCGTTCAAGATTTACAACAGGCCTTCTGAATGGTTTCTTACCGTGCGGAATGGTTTATATGGCCCTTACAGCCAGTCTTGCAGGCGGAGGAATATGGCAGGGAGCTTTATATATGGCCTTATTCGGTCTTGGAACCCTTCCGTTCATGTTTGCTATTGTTTTGGCCGGGAATCTCATGAATCAGGCTTTCAGGATAAAAGTATTGAAAGTGGTTCCGGTAATCATGATCATTTTAGGAGGATTATTTATTCTGAGAGGCCTTGAGCTTGGTATTCCTTATGTGTC